In Selenomonas dianae, a genomic segment contains:
- a CDS encoding methyl-accepting chemotaxis protein, protein MFGLFGNKKREEVSLADRIKAKPLAAEPAAREEGGKARAPFAGLGSVGGSDMKCAYLSRSELTAERLREVYDVPGGPAIVLGFVSADLRMDDVARAVQSASPPDVKILMMTTCGELTHTPGTRSYYMEAGDGRAKVLLQVFSKRMIAGTHMMTLPLHNEDMKRGAVTMTPTERVAKLTADIRAEKIPFPVRFDDTFAFVYVDGVSACESFVLKAMYDAESLPCPYVGGSAGGALDFSHTYIYNGKDVLENHAVILVVKLAADYRYSVFKTQAAEETGDKWTVIGSDTTFRTVDTVADSDGRPVLFADVLMKKMHAADIPALMEALDEFTFATHVGNQFYIRSLQTIDPATKRMHFFCDISAGEEVSLMRRAKFREILKADYAGFAKGKPAPIGVVLNDCLLRRLKFAGDLAGADLFEGIPVAGYSALGEIAGMHINETLTAIFFYQTTGGSFYDGYMNRFPSVYALCQKSFLEHEISRLEIIGKLKDGIMQEFAEYRSHMAGMSKAMARVGESAESVSSLVGNLSSGLTGQGDMTKQLLERNVEITPKLERLTESTKKIEQVMNMITEISAQINLLALNAAIEAARAGEQGRGFAVVAGEVRKLSENTRERLEASDEAISALLRDVQEIDKMLATSQAFEDQVESFEHGFDGRIAQMQRGLDDGLRAIRDSRASIDRVSELSIRLSSRFDELDEVLRSIR, encoded by the coding sequence ATGTTTGGGTTATTTGGAAATAAAAAGAGGGAGGAAGTGTCGCTCGCGGATCGGATCAAGGCGAAACCTCTCGCAGCAGAGCCCGCCGCACGCGAGGAGGGAGGGAAGGCACGTGCGCCGTTTGCGGGACTTGGCAGTGTGGGCGGCAGCGATATGAAATGTGCCTATCTCTCGCGCAGTGAACTGACGGCGGAGCGACTGCGGGAGGTCTATGACGTACCGGGCGGTCCCGCCATCGTCCTCGGGTTTGTTTCTGCGGATCTCCGTATGGACGATGTGGCACGCGCCGTACAGTCTGCCTCGCCGCCCGATGTCAAGATTCTGATGATGACGACCTGCGGCGAGCTGACGCATACGCCCGGCACACGCTCCTACTATATGGAGGCGGGGGATGGACGTGCGAAGGTGCTCCTGCAGGTGTTCAGCAAGCGCATGATCGCGGGAACGCACATGATGACGCTCCCGCTGCACAACGAGGATATGAAGCGCGGGGCGGTGACCATGACACCCACCGAGCGCGTGGCGAAGCTCACGGCGGACATCCGTGCGGAGAAGATACCGTTTCCCGTACGGTTTGACGATACCTTTGCCTTTGTCTATGTGGACGGCGTGAGTGCGTGTGAGTCGTTCGTGTTGAAGGCGATGTACGATGCCGAGAGTCTGCCCTGTCCTTACGTCGGCGGCAGTGCGGGCGGTGCGCTTGATTTCTCGCACACCTATATTTACAACGGGAAAGATGTGCTCGAAAACCATGCGGTTATCCTCGTGGTGAAACTCGCAGCGGACTACCGCTACTCGGTGTTCAAGACACAGGCGGCGGAGGAGACGGGGGATAAGTGGACGGTCATCGGATCGGATACGACGTTTCGCACGGTGGATACCGTCGCCGACAGCGACGGCCGGCCGGTGCTGTTCGCGGATGTGTTGATGAAGAAGATGCACGCTGCGGATATTCCTGCGCTGATGGAGGCTCTCGACGAGTTTACCTTTGCGACGCATGTTGGCAATCAGTTTTACATTCGCTCCCTGCAGACGATTGACCCTGCGACGAAGCGGATGCACTTTTTCTGTGACATTTCCGCCGGTGAGGAAGTCTCTCTCATGCGGCGTGCGAAGTTCCGCGAGATCCTGAAGGCGGACTATGCGGGGTTTGCCAAGGGCAAGCCTGCGCCCATCGGCGTCGTGCTGAACGACTGCCTCCTGCGCCGTCTGAAGTTTGCGGGGGACCTTGCGGGGGCGGATCTCTTTGAGGGGATCCCCGTCGCGGGGTATTCCGCACTCGGTGAGATCGCGGGAATGCACATCAACGAAACGCTGACGGCGATTTTCTTTTATCAGACCACCGGCGGCTCGTTCTATGACGGATATATGAACCGCTTTCCCTCTGTCTATGCGCTTTGCCAGAAATCCTTTCTCGAACATGAGATCAGCCGGCTTGAGATCATTGGCAAACTCAAAGACGGCATCATGCAGGAATTCGCTGAATACCGCAGCCATATGGCGGGCATGTCCAAGGCGATGGCGCGTGTCGGGGAAAGTGCCGAGAGCGTTTCCTCTCTTGTGGGCAATTTGAGTAGCGGGCTCACCGGGCAGGGCGACATGACCAAGCAGCTCCTTGAGCGCAATGTGGAGATCACACCGAAACTCGAACGCCTCACAGAGAGTACGAAGAAAATCGAGCAGGTCATGAATATGATTACGGAGATCTCGGCGCAGATCAATCTCCTCGCGCTCAATGCCGCCATCGAAGCGGCGCGTGCGGGAGAACAGGGGCGCGGCTTTGCTGTTGTTGCGGGTGAGGTGCGCAAACTCTCGGAGAATACGCGCGAGCGCCTTGAGGCATCCGACGAGGCGATCAGTGCGCTGCTGCGCGATGTGCAGGAGATTGACAAGATGCTTGCAACGAGTCAGGCGTTTGAGGATCAGGTCGAGAGTTTCGAGCACGGCTTTGACGGTCGCATCGCACAGATGCAGCGTGGTCTGGACGACGGACTGCGCGCCATCCGTGACTCACGTGCCTCCATCGATCGCGTGAGTGAACTCAGTATACGTCTGAGCAGCCGTTTCGATGAGCTGGACGAAGTGCTGCGTTCGATTCGGTGA
- the leuS gene encoding leucine--tRNA ligase, protein MERYCPQEIEAKWQKFWETEHSCHTEMEDTKPKYYVLEMFPYPSGKLHMGHVRNYSIGDVVARFRTMEGYNVLHPMGFDSFGMPAENAAIKNKVHPAQWTYSNIENMERQQKALGLAYDWSREVITCREDYYRWTQWLFELFYKKGLAYKKAASVNWCDTCGTVLANEQVEDGKCWRCKSEVHKKNLAQWFFKITDYADELLADLAKLPGWPERVKTMQENWIGRSEGLEFRLPAPALRTEIPVYTTRPDTVFGITFLALAPEHPLVEKICAISDKADEIRAFCTRVKKQSDIERASSESEKEGIFTGLYCTNPFNGEQVEIWITNYVLFEYGTGAVMAVPSEDQRDWMFATKYGIRKILTIRPPEGELRLADMTEAYVEKEGFLINSGKFTGMEMHAAMGAIIDEAEAQGFGKRCVNYRLRDWLISRQRYWGAPIPIINCEKCGEVLVPEEELPVRLPEDVSFEQGTVSPLSSSEHFLHCTCPKCGGPATRETDTMDTFICSSWYYYRYADPHNTERPFDRDKANYWAPVDQYIGGIEHAILHLLYARFFTKVLRDAGMLDFDEPFTNLLTQGMVIKDGAKMSKSLGNVVSPEEIIEKYGADTARLFILFAAPVERDLDWSDQGVEGAFRFLNRVWRILLQFEDTIKSAPVVCDPSALTPEETELRRILHLTVKKVTEDVRDRFMFNTAISAIMELVNAFYAFQDKELSAALARETASALLRLLAPFAPHITEELWARVFTGSVHAQKWPAYDPSALVQNEIEVVLQINGKVRDRVRIAADLDREAMERIVTELPRAKELTEGKQIVKVVCVPGKLVNIVIKG, encoded by the coding sequence GTGGAGAGATATTGCCCGCAGGAGATCGAAGCGAAATGGCAGAAGTTCTGGGAGACAGAGCACAGCTGCCATACGGAGATGGAGGACACGAAACCGAAGTATTATGTGCTTGAGATGTTTCCCTATCCGTCCGGAAAACTCCATATGGGGCATGTCCGCAATTACTCGATCGGCGATGTGGTCGCGCGTTTTCGGACGATGGAGGGCTACAATGTCCTGCACCCGATGGGGTTTGATTCCTTTGGTATGCCCGCAGAGAATGCGGCGATCAAGAACAAGGTGCATCCCGCGCAGTGGACGTACTCGAACATCGAGAATATGGAGCGGCAGCAGAAGGCGCTCGGGCTTGCGTACGACTGGTCGCGTGAGGTCATCACCTGCCGTGAGGACTACTACCGCTGGACACAGTGGCTGTTCGAGTTGTTCTACAAAAAGGGGCTTGCGTATAAAAAGGCGGCGTCCGTCAACTGGTGCGACACCTGTGGAACGGTGCTTGCGAACGAGCAGGTCGAGGACGGCAAGTGTTGGCGCTGCAAATCCGAGGTGCACAAAAAGAACCTCGCGCAATGGTTCTTCAAGATCACGGACTACGCCGACGAACTCCTTGCCGATCTTGCAAAACTGCCGGGGTGGCCCGAGCGCGTCAAGACGATGCAGGAGAATTGGATCGGGCGGAGCGAGGGTCTGGAGTTCCGACTGCCCGCGCCCGCACTCCGGACAGAGATCCCCGTCTACACGACGCGTCCGGACACCGTGTTCGGCATTACCTTCCTCGCACTCGCGCCCGAGCATCCCCTTGTGGAGAAGATCTGTGCGATCAGCGACAAGGCGGACGAGATTCGTGCGTTCTGCACGCGTGTGAAGAAGCAGTCCGACATCGAGCGTGCATCGAGCGAGTCGGAGAAGGAAGGCATTTTTACCGGGCTTTACTGCACGAATCCATTCAACGGCGAGCAGGTCGAAATCTGGATTACGAACTACGTCCTCTTCGAGTACGGCACGGGCGCAGTCATGGCGGTTCCGTCCGAGGATCAGCGCGATTGGATGTTTGCGACGAAGTACGGCATCCGCAAGATCCTCACGATCCGCCCGCCCGAGGGTGAGCTGCGGCTTGCGGATATGACGGAAGCATACGTTGAGAAAGAAGGCTTCCTGATCAACTCCGGCAAGTTCACGGGAATGGAGATGCACGCGGCGATGGGCGCGATCATCGACGAGGCGGAGGCGCAGGGCTTCGGTAAACGCTGTGTCAACTACCGTCTGCGTGACTGGCTCATCTCGCGCCAGCGGTACTGGGGTGCGCCGATTCCAATTATCAACTGTGAAAAATGCGGTGAGGTACTTGTCCCTGAGGAAGAACTTCCCGTGCGTCTGCCCGAGGATGTGTCGTTCGAGCAGGGGACGGTATCGCCGCTGTCCTCAAGCGAGCACTTCCTCCACTGCACCTGTCCGAAATGCGGCGGTCCGGCGACGCGTGAGACGGATACGATGGACACGTTCATCTGCTCTTCGTGGTACTACTACCGTTACGCCGATCCGCACAACACGGAGCGTCCCTTTGATCGGGACAAGGCGAACTATTGGGCGCCCGTCGATCAGTACATCGGCGGTATTGAGCACGCGATCCTGCATCTCCTCTATGCGCGTTTCTTTACGAAGGTGCTGCGCGATGCGGGGATGCTGGACTTTGACGAGCCGTTTACGAACCTCCTCACGCAGGGCATGGTCATCAAGGACGGCGCAAAGATGTCGAAGTCGCTCGGCAACGTTGTTTCGCCCGAGGAGATCATTGAAAAATACGGCGCGGATACGGCGCGTCTTTTCATCCTCTTTGCCGCGCCCGTGGAGCGTGACCTCGACTGGAGCGATCAGGGGGTTGAGGGCGCATTCCGCTTCCTGAATCGTGTCTGGCGCATTCTGCTCCAATTCGAGGATACGATCAAGTCGGCGCCTGTGGTCTGTGACCCGTCGGCACTTACGCCCGAGGAGACCGAACTGCGCCGCATCCTGCATCTGACCGTGAAAAAAGTCACGGAGGATGTGCGCGACCGCTTTATGTTCAACACGGCGATTTCCGCCATCATGGAGTTGGTCAATGCGTTTTACGCATTTCAGGATAAGGAGCTCAGTGCTGCACTTGCGCGTGAGACGGCGAGCGCACTTCTGCGTCTGCTTGCGCCGTTCGCGCCGCACATCACGGAGGAACTCTGGGCACGGGTCTTTACGGGCAGCGTTCACGCGCAGAAATGGCCTGCATACGATCCGTCGGCTCTCGTACAGAACGAGATCGAGGTGGTCTTGCAGATCAACGGGAAGGTGCGCGACCGCGTGAGGATTGCCGCAGATTTGGACAGGGAGGCGATGGAGCGGATTGTAACTGAACTGCCGCGCGCGAAGGAACTCACAGAGGGAAAGCAGATTGTAAAGGTTGTCTGCGTCCCCGGCAAGCTGGTCAATATTGTCATCAAAGGATAA
- a CDS encoding IMPACT family protein, translated as MTMEIYTTITGEIPNGGVSPVLYEIQRSRFLAYAIHAEDENEVRTWLQTVKKEHYEARHVPYAMVLGERSDRQRSSDDGEPGGTAGSPILEAIKARGITNAAVAVVRYFGGIKLGAGGLIRAYAHTAGLGLDAAAKVRMTPLQTMYVQIDYDLLAPVERYIRDAGLLTEEAAYADRVTLPLLVPAADTELHQRALTDLTAGRAQYRLGGQKYVAVPLA; from the coding sequence ATGACGATGGAAATTTATACAACCATCACAGGGGAGATACCGAACGGCGGTGTCTCCCCTGTTTTATACGAAATTCAGCGGTCACGCTTCCTTGCCTATGCAATCCACGCAGAGGACGAGAACGAGGTACGGACATGGCTGCAGACGGTAAAGAAGGAACACTATGAGGCACGCCACGTTCCCTACGCAATGGTACTGGGGGAACGCTCGGATCGTCAGCGTTCGAGCGACGACGGCGAGCCGGGCGGCACGGCGGGCAGCCCCATCCTCGAAGCGATCAAGGCACGCGGCATCACGAATGCAGCCGTCGCTGTCGTACGCTACTTCGGTGGGATCAAGCTCGGCGCGGGCGGGCTCATCCGTGCCTATGCGCATACGGCAGGGCTCGGACTCGACGCGGCGGCGAAGGTACGTATGACACCGCTGCAGACCATGTATGTTCAGATCGACTACGACCTTTTGGCTCCAGTGGAACGCTATATCCGAGATGCAGGTCTTTTGACAGAGGAAGCTGCGTATGCGGACAGGGTTACCCTTCCCCTCCTCGTCCCCGCTGCCGATACCGAACTCCATCAACGTGCACTCACCGACCTCACGGCAGGACGCGCACAGTACCGGCTCGGCGGGCAAAAATACGTCGCAGTCCCCCTTGCATAG
- the uvrB gene encoding excinuclease ABC subunit UvrB, which yields MAMVPKLNTTIFEKEIPFKVVAPFEPMGDQPQAIADLAGGIENGMAAQVLLGATGTGKTYTMAKVIERVQRPTLVIAHNKTLAAQLASEFKSFFPDNYVGYFVSYYDYYQPEAYIAQTDTYIEKDASINDEIDELRHSATCSLFERRDVIIVASVSCIYGLGSPESYHEMVLSVHKGQTIPREAILQKLVSIRYERNDIAFERGRFRVRGDVVEIFPAGYNNRGVRIEMFGDEVERIIEFDVTSGEVYGERLHSMVFPASHYVTDDEDMKIAMADIRTELVERLDELKGAGKLLEAQRLEQRTNYDLEMMAEMGYCSGIENYSRHLTHRNAGDTPYTLLDYFPEDFLIMIDESHVTLPQIHAMYGGDRSRKVSLVDNGFRLPSAFDNRPLTFEEFAARVNQIVYVSATPGKYEMQQAQQVAQQIIRPTGLLDPVVEVRPLDGQIDDLLSEIRLRIERNERVLVTTLTKRMAENLTEYLREAGVKVRYLHSDIATIERAEIIHDLRAGAFDVLVGINLLREGLDMPEVSLIAILDADKEGFLRSDTALIQTIGRAARNAGGHVIMYGDVITGSMQRAMDETERRRTIQSEYNTAHGITPKTIEKPIVPLIEMTLVAAEDRALYGKKDGKAKKKLGKKERENLVKSLLREMQQASRALEFERAAELRDMIVELEGELPKKKK from the coding sequence ATGGCGATGGTTCCGAAACTCAATACGACGATCTTCGAAAAGGAGATCCCGTTCAAGGTCGTTGCGCCGTTCGAGCCGATGGGCGATCAGCCGCAGGCGATTGCGGACCTTGCGGGCGGCATCGAGAACGGGATGGCGGCGCAGGTACTGCTCGGTGCGACAGGAACGGGCAAGACCTATACGATGGCAAAGGTCATCGAGCGCGTGCAGCGCCCGACGCTCGTCATTGCGCACAACAAGACCCTTGCGGCGCAGCTCGCAAGCGAGTTCAAGTCGTTCTTTCCCGACAACTATGTCGGCTACTTCGTCAGCTACTACGATTACTATCAGCCGGAGGCGTATATCGCGCAGACGGACACCTACATCGAGAAGGACGCATCCATCAACGACGAGATTGACGAGCTGCGCCACTCCGCGACCTGTTCGTTGTTCGAGCGGCGCGATGTCATCATCGTTGCGAGCGTGTCGTGCATCTACGGTCTCGGCTCGCCCGAGAGCTATCACGAGATGGTACTCTCCGTACACAAGGGACAGACGATCCCGCGCGAGGCGATTCTGCAAAAACTCGTTTCCATCCGTTACGAGCGTAACGACATCGCATTCGAGCGCGGTCGCTTCCGCGTGCGCGGCGATGTGGTCGAGATTTTTCCCGCAGGTTACAACAACCGCGGCGTGCGCATCGAGATGTTCGGCGACGAGGTCGAACGCATCATCGAGTTTGATGTGACCTCGGGCGAGGTATATGGTGAGCGTTTACATTCCATGGTCTTTCCCGCGTCCCACTATGTCACGGACGATGAGGATATGAAAATCGCCATGGCGGACATCCGCACGGAGCTTGTGGAGCGTCTGGATGAGCTGAAGGGTGCGGGCAAACTTCTCGAAGCGCAGCGCCTTGAGCAGCGCACGAACTACGATCTTGAGATGATGGCGGAGATGGGTTACTGCTCCGGCATCGAGAACTACTCGCGTCACCTGACGCACCGGAACGCAGGGGACACGCCGTATACCCTCCTCGACTACTTCCCCGAGGATTTCCTCATCATGATTGACGAGTCCCATGTGACCCTGCCGCAGATTCACGCTATGTACGGCGGCGACCGCAGCCGAAAGGTCTCGCTCGTTGACAACGGCTTCCGCCTACCGTCCGCGTTCGATAACCGACCGCTCACGTTTGAGGAGTTTGCCGCGCGTGTCAACCAGATCGTATACGTGTCTGCGACACCGGGCAAATACGAGATGCAGCAGGCGCAGCAGGTCGCACAGCAGATCATCCGTCCGACGGGACTGCTCGATCCTGTGGTCGAGGTGCGCCCGCTCGACGGACAGATTGACGATTTGCTTTCAGAGATCCGTCTGCGCATTGAACGCAATGAACGCGTTCTCGTTACGACCCTCACGAAGCGCATGGCGGAGAATCTCACCGAATACCTCCGCGAGGCGGGGGTCAAGGTGCGCTACCTCCACTCGGACATCGCGACCATCGAGCGCGCGGAGATCATTCATGACCTGCGCGCGGGCGCGTTCGATGTACTCGTCGGCATCAACCTCCTGCGCGAGGGACTGGACATGCCCGAGGTGTCGCTCATCGCCATTCTCGATGCGGACAAAGAGGGCTTTCTGCGCTCGGATACTGCGCTCATCCAGACCATCGGACGCGCCGCACGCAATGCGGGCGGGCACGTCATCATGTACGGCGATGTCATCACGGGCTCGATGCAGCGTGCCATGGACGAGACGGAACGCCGCCGCACGATCCAGAGCGAGTATAACACGGCGCACGGCATCACGCCCAAGACCATCGAAAAGCCCATCGTCCCGCTCATCGAGATGACACTCGTCGCCGCCGAGGACAGAGCACTGTATGGCAAAAAGGACGGCAAGGCGAAGAAGAAGCTCGGC
- a CDS encoding amino acid permease: MGETTMKRKLKNRHLQFISLGGVIGSGYFLGTGYVLEHAGPAAMISYLLGGLIVLSVMLCLAELAVEKPLSGSFVVYARENISPTWACGVGWSYWVTWVSYVPSEMIAAGIIMNGFFPEVGTIWWAVFFGLVVTMINLFRVDKFGESEFWLSLIKVSALVAFSVVALLICLGLVGGEGYIGTRILLGSGGFAPHGCASIALTMVIILVNFQGTEIIGLAAGETADPARSIPTAVRNITWRIIALYIVPITLLISIFPWDHASLSESVFAAALAEHGFTELAAVFSLVVLTAAISCSNSGLYGAARAVHALATMGMAPRVLAGLSSQGVPSRAIYASILFCWGVIGIYAVNPDAALYTYLLALSGFSGAVAWISICWSQYRRRRKLEAEGQVSLLRYRMPFFPYVTLFGIWAQVCCLAFMFFVPELRSALYLGVPLLIVPMILYRFLRYK; the protein is encoded by the coding sequence ATGGGCGAAACAACAATGAAACGGAAGCTGAAGAACAGGCATCTTCAGTTTATCTCTCTCGGCGGTGTCATCGGGAGCGGATATTTCCTCGGAACGGGCTATGTGCTCGAACATGCGGGGCCTGCTGCGATGATCTCCTACCTCCTCGGCGGACTGATTGTTCTCTCGGTCATGCTTTGTCTTGCAGAGCTGGCGGTGGAAAAACCGCTTTCGGGATCTTTTGTTGTCTATGCGCGCGAAAATATATCGCCGACGTGGGCGTGCGGCGTCGGCTGGTCGTATTGGGTGACGTGGGTGTCCTATGTGCCCTCGGAGATGATTGCCGCCGGCATCATCATGAACGGCTTTTTCCCGGAGGTCGGGACGATCTGGTGGGCGGTGTTCTTCGGGCTCGTCGTCACCATGATCAATCTGTTTCGTGTCGATAAATTCGGTGAGAGCGAGTTTTGGCTCTCGCTCATCAAGGTGTCTGCGCTCGTCGCGTTCAGTGTGGTCGCTCTGCTCATCTGTCTTGGGCTCGTCGGAGGGGAGGGGTATATCGGGACACGCATCCTGCTCGGCAGCGGCGGTTTTGCGCCGCACGGCTGCGCGAGTATCGCACTCACGATGGTGATCATTCTCGTGAATTTTCAAGGGACGGAGATCATCGGGCTTGCGGCGGGGGAGACCGCCGATCCTGCACGCAGCATTCCGACAGCGGTGCGCAACATTACATGGCGCATCATCGCCCTCTACATCGTTCCCATTACGCTGCTGATTTCCATTTTTCCGTGGGATCACGCCTCGCTCTCGGAGAGTGTCTTTGCGGCGGCGCTCGCAGAGCATGGATTTACGGAGCTGGCGGCGGTGTTCTCGCTCGTCGTCCTCACAGCGGCGATTTCCTGCTCGAACTCGGGGCTTTACGGTGCGGCGCGCGCAGTTCACGCACTTGCGACGATGGGCATGGCTCCGCGCGTGCTTGCGGGGCTCAGCAGTCAGGGCGTACCGTCGCGCGCGATTTATGCATCCATCCTGTTCTGCTGGGGGGTCATCGGCATCTATGCGGTGAATCCGGATGCGGCACTCTACACGTATTTGCTTGCGCTCTCCGGATTCTCGGGGGCGGTGGCGTGGATCTCGATCTGTTGGAGTCAGTACCGGCGGCGGCGTAAACTCGAAGCGGAGGGACAGGTGTCCCTGCTGCGCTATCGTATGCCCTTCTTTCCCTATGTGACGCTCTTTGGCATTTGGGCGCAGGTATGCTGCCTCGCATTCATGTTTTTTGTCCCGGAGCTGCGCTCCGCTCTCTATCTCGGTGTTCCCCTGCTGATTGTTCCCATGATTCTTTACAGGTTCTTGCGGTATAAATAG
- a CDS encoding HD-GYP domain-containing protein, which translates to MLKAFAVRSLLPEMLIGRTVYDGDTEDVLVEGGTVLDRETIKLLKKKGIASVYVDEDSIIAAVQREKTAKADAVPKSFVGKVAPAPERTVKLDSKYEENYHYVYTEMEKLFQQAAITGKLNMDILQPVMASGRLRELYKEGATAVSMIYTMNQEGDYNLHHCVHLAILSGLMAKWMGLSGIDRQNLVLAGLFLDIGKQFIDKELLEKKGRLTEEEFDILKNHVVDSFKVLECSDLSGRTDLMNGIIQHHERCDGSGYPSGLDGDQISTYGKVLAVLDSYDAMASSRTYAEKRSPFEVFKILYADVLDGKLDSEYAVLFMRKLNAALNGCWLRLSDGSAGRIVYIDQSRVTAMPVVQLVDGGFIDLNTVKEITVVEIMTAAEVSKL; encoded by the coding sequence ATGCTAAAAGCGTTTGCTGTGCGCAGTTTGCTGCCGGAAATGCTCATCGGTCGCACGGTCTACGATGGCGACACGGAGGATGTGCTTGTTGAGGGGGGGACGGTTCTGGATCGTGAGACGATCAAGCTCCTCAAGAAGAAGGGGATTGCGTCTGTCTACGTCGACGAGGACAGCATTATCGCAGCCGTACAGCGGGAGAAGACGGCAAAGGCGGATGCGGTGCCGAAGTCCTTTGTCGGCAAAGTTGCCCCTGCTCCTGAGCGCACAGTGAAACTCGACAGCAAATACGAAGAGAACTATCACTACGTTTACACCGAGATGGAAAAGCTCTTTCAGCAGGCTGCAATTACCGGTAAGCTCAACATGGACATCCTGCAGCCGGTCATGGCGAGCGGACGGCTGCGCGAACTCTACAAGGAGGGGGCGACGGCGGTTTCCATGATCTACACGATGAACCAGGAGGGGGACTACAACCTTCATCACTGCGTCCATCTCGCCATCCTCAGCGGTCTTATGGCAAAGTGGATGGGGCTAAGCGGCATCGACCGCCAGAACCTCGTGCTTGCGGGACTTTTCCTTGACATCGGCAAGCAGTTTATCGATAAAGAACTGCTTGAGAAAAAAGGACGCCTCACAGAAGAGGAGTTCGACATCCTCAAGAACCATGTCGTTGACAGTTTTAAGGTACTGGAGTGCAGCGATCTCTCCGGGCGTACAGATCTCATGAACGGCATTATCCAGCATCACGAACGCTGCGACGGATCGGGGTATCCCTCCGGACTTGACGGGGATCAGATTTCGACCTACGGCAAGGTGCTCGCTGTACTCGACAGCTACGATGCAATGGCATCCAGCCGTACCTATGCGGAGAAGCGTTCGCCGTTCGAGGTGTTCAAGATCCTCTATGCCGATGTGTTGGACGGAAAACTCGATTCCGAGTACGCTGTGCTTTTTATGCGTAAGCTCAACGCCGCACTCAACGGCTGCTGGCTGCGCCTCTCGGACGGTTCGGCGGGGCGCATCGTCTACATCGACCAGTCACGCGTTACGGCGATGCCTGTCGTTCAGCTTGTAGACGGCGGATTCATTGACCTCAATACAGTGAAGGAAATCACCGTCGTGGAGATCATGACGGCGGCAGAGGTCAGCAAACTTTAA
- a CDS encoding Crp/Fnr family transcriptional regulator, giving the protein MDQETLIREVESIPGKVISLHDGAYLFREGRPAHYFYIVRSGHIFIVKYGASGRVLALRLATKGSIIGELPIYEEKPIYIFSAVARSAAEVYAIEFPVLQAYLEKHPHLSIALLKLIGMHMRKQHLKFRDLVLYGKKGALCSTLIRLANSYGMETDEGILISVPLTNQELANYSASARESLNRMLADLKKQNVIEMRGHLILIKDMEYLKAEIHCENCGREICNIE; this is encoded by the coding sequence GTGGATCAGGAGACGCTCATTCGAGAGGTGGAGTCGATTCCGGGCAAGGTGATTTCCTTGCATGACGGCGCATATCTCTTTCGTGAGGGCAGGCCGGCACATTATTTCTACATCGTGCGGTCGGGGCATATCTTCATTGTGAAGTATGGTGCATCGGGGCGCGTGCTTGCCCTGCGTCTCGCGACAAAGGGCAGTATCATCGGCGAGCTGCCGATCTATGAGGAGAAGCCGATCTATATCTTCAGTGCGGTTGCACGCAGCGCCGCTGAGGTCTATGCCATTGAGTTTCCCGTACTACAGGCATACCTGGAAAAACACCCGCATCTCTCGATTGCCCTGCTCAAGCTGATCGGAATGCATATGCGAAAGCAGCATCTGAAATTTCGCGACTTGGTTCTCTACGGGAAGAAGGGGGCGCTCTGCTCGACGCTGATCCGTCTCGCGAACAGCTACGGGATGGAGACGGATGAGGGGATTCTGATCTCCGTTCCGCTGACGAATCAGGAGCTTGCGAACTACTCGGCATCGGCGCGTGAAAGCCTCAACCGTATGCTTGCCGATCTCAAGAAACAGAATGTGATCGAGATGCGCGGACATCTCATACTCATCAAGGATATGGAGTATCTGAAGGCAGAGATTCACTGTGAGAACTGCGGCAGGGAAATCTGTAATATCGAATAG